From the Platichthys flesus chromosome 6, fPlaFle2.1, whole genome shotgun sequence genome, one window contains:
- the mgat4c gene encoding alpha-1,3-mannosyl-glycoprotein 4-beta-N-acetylglucosaminyltransferase C — translation MRLLWKSVDKMRCLRKRSTIPFLGFLITFLLFLNLYIEDGYVLEEDKRQLREASVHPPSSERYIHTFRDLSNFSGTINVTYRYLAGTPLNRKKYLTIGLSSVKRKRGNYLLETIKSIFDQSSYEELKEIIVVVHLADFDLVWCENLVQEITRKFAHHIISGRLLVIQAQEEYYPSLDGLKRNYNDPEDRVRFRSKQNVDYAFLLNFCTNLSHFYMMLEDDVRCSRNFLTVLKKVINSREGSYWVMLEFSKLGYIGKLYHSRDLPRLAHFLLMFYQEMPCDWLLIHFRGLLAQKDVIRFKPSLFQHMGYYSSYKGAENKLKDDDFEEDSIDIPDNPPASLYTNINVFENYDATKAYSTVDEYFWGKPPSTGDFFVIVFNKSTKISKIKIATGSDDRQNDFLHHGAVEVGEKLVGTKKGKQCSSYITLGEFKNGNIEVQDVDHKIAFEIECVRIVVTASQKEWLIIRSISLWTTQPPSQ, via the exons ATGAGGCTGCTGTGGAAATCTGTGGACAAGATGAGGTGTCTGAGGAAACGCTCCACTATTCCCTTCCTCGGCTTCCtcatcaccttcctcctcttcctgaacCTCTACATCGAGGATGGCTACGTTCTG GAAGAGGATAAGAGGCAGCTCAGGGAAGCATCAGTCCACCCACCGAGCTCAGAACGATACATTCACACTTTCAGAGACCTTAGTAATTTCTCTGGAACCATTAATGTCACGTATCGTTATCTTGCTGGAACCCCGCTGAACCGCAAGA AGTATCTTACCATTGGATTGTCTTcagtgaaaaggaaaagagggaatTATCTTCTTGAGACCATCAAATCCATTTTCGATCAGTCCAGTTACGAGGAACTGAAAGAGATAATCGTTGTGGTCCACCTGGCCGACTTTGACCTGGTCTGGTGTGAGAACCTGGTTCAGGAAATCACCAGGAAGTTTGCTCACCACATCATATCCGGACGCCTCCTGGTGATCCAGGCACAAGAGGAGTATTACCCGTCGCTGGATGGATTGAAAAGGAACTATAACGACCCGGAGGACCGTGTCCGTTTCCGCTCGAAGCAGAACGTCGACTACGCGTTCCTCCTCAACTTCTGCACAAACCTTTCTCACTTCTACATGATGTTAGAGGACGACGTGCGCTGCTCCAGGAACTTCCTGACAGTGCTGAAGAAGGTGATCAACTCCAGAGAAGGCTCCTACTGGGTGATGCTGGAGTTTTCCAAGCTGGGCTACATCGGGAAGCTGTACCACTCCAGAGACCTGCCACGTCTGGCTCATTTCCTGCTCATGTTCTACCAGGAGATGCCCTGTGACTGGCTCCTCATCCACTTCAGGGGTCTGCTGGCCCAGAAGGACGTGATCCGCTTCAAGCCCTCGCTTTTCCAGCACATGGGCTACTACTCATCTTACAAAGGAGCGGAGAACAAACTGAAGGACGACGACTTTGAGGAAGACTCCATAGACATTCCTGACAACCCCCCTGCCAGCCTTTACACCAACATCAACGTCTTTGAAAACTATGACGCAACCAAGGCTTACAGCACAGTGGACGAATACTTTTGGGGGAAGCCTCCATCCACTGGAGACTTCTTTGTCATAGTCTTTAACAAATCTACCAAAATCAGTAAAATTAAGATTGCCACTGGTTCTGACGACCGGCAGAATGACTTTCTTCACCACGGAGCTGTGGAAGTGGGAGAGAAGCTGGTTGGGactaaaaaaggaaaacagtgtTCATCTTATATCACATTAGGGGAGTTTAAAAATGGCAACATTGAGGTTCAAGATGTAGACCACAAGATTGCCTTTGAAATTGAGTGTGTACGCATCGTTGTGACGGCCAGTCAGAAAGAATGGCTTATTATTAGGAGTATAAGTTTATGGACTACACAACCTCCCAGCCAATGA